AGACGGATCGAATGCTCCTTGTGCGCTGAAGTTCCTCAATCGCGTCGGGCGCCATGCCCAGCAATTCCAACTGATCGCGCGCTCCATCCAGTTCGGCGCTGGCTTGCGTGAACTCGGCTTCGCGGCGCTGCAACTCGGCTGAGCCGATGACTTCGGCCTTCAGGAGTTGCTGGGCGCGTTCCACCGCGCGTTGCGCCAGCATCTTCTGCGAAAGAGCCTTCAGGAAACCAAGCTGAGCGTCGGAGAGCCCGGTGCTATTGAGCTGCGCGAGCAATTCGCCCTTGCTGACATGCTGGCCTTCGCGGGCCATCAACGCAGTGATGCGGCCCATCACAGGCGAACTGATGCGCGTAATTCGCGTCTCGTCAACTTCAATGCGCGCCGCCACGGTGATCGTGGCTCCCACTTCCGTCATGACGGGTTCACCAGTCTTGAGGGTCGCCCGGAGCTGTTGAGTCGGCGTGATCTCCAGCGGGTCGGCGGGCGCTGCGGCGGACTCCGCCACGGCGGCCGCGACCGGTTCTGTTCCGGCGGAGTCCTTTCCGCAGGCGGCGAGCAACAAGGCGGCAGAAGCAAGCGCAAGAGGTTTCATTTCCGCAACTCCACACCGCGCAGCTCATCCAGATCGATTAACGATGCTTGACGATCGAATTGTGCATTGAGAAAATCGAGCCGCACCGTCCGCAGCACCCGCTGAGCATCGAGTAC
The nucleotide sequence above comes from Verrucomicrobiota bacterium. Encoded proteins:
- a CDS encoding efflux RND transporter periplasmic adaptor subunit, whose product is MKPLALASAALLLAACGKDSAGTEPVAAAVAESAAAPADPLEITPTQQLRATLKTGEPVMTEVGATITVAARIEVDETRITRISSPVMGRITALMAREGQHVSKGELLAQLNSTGLSDAQLGFLKALSQKMLAQRAVERAQQLLKAEVIGSAELQRREAEFTQASAELDGARDQLELLGMAPDAIEELQRTRSIRSVSRVVASMEGTVLARKVTVGQVVQAADTIFEIADLSHVWLIADVPESNAGRVVEGQVVEAEVSSLAKLKLRGRLTFVSQTLNPETRTVRVRMDVPNPGRRLKPAMLATMALRDQAEKRQVVPVSALVREGDTEMLFVERAPGVFVLRPVTLGDEFGNVRVLTSGIQPGEKIVTDGAFHLNNERRRRAVRGSGAGE